A section of the Alkalihalobacillus sp. LMS39 genome encodes:
- a CDS encoding ComF family protein — translation MSYCLYCDTPFMEQVSWSTFCGVGEEEQLCSACRSKLNKISGEICTVCGRMLLTLDERYYNNHICNDCTRWNENKMWNGVFQKNRSLYEYNEFLKEVIARFKYRGDVVLATLFHQEIQKMYDKHFPAHIVTYIPLSQERLWERGFNQAEEVARVLPKCHSLLVRLIDEEKQSKKSRNERLAKTTPFTIKKGVETFIRNADIIIVDDIYTTGSTVRQAGKVLKQVGANSISSLTIARG, via the coding sequence ATGAGCTACTGCCTTTACTGTGATACGCCATTTATGGAACAGGTCAGTTGGAGTACGTTCTGCGGAGTTGGGGAGGAAGAACAGCTTTGTTCAGCTTGTCGCTCGAAACTTAACAAAATAAGCGGAGAGATTTGCACTGTTTGTGGAAGGATGCTTTTAACATTAGATGAACGATATTATAACAATCATATTTGTAACGACTGTACGCGCTGGAATGAAAATAAGATGTGGAATGGTGTGTTTCAAAAAAATCGTTCCCTGTATGAATATAACGAGTTTCTAAAGGAAGTCATTGCTCGATTTAAATATCGAGGTGATGTGGTGCTAGCAACATTATTTCACCAAGAAATTCAAAAAATGTATGACAAACACTTTCCTGCTCATATCGTGACATATATCCCGTTAAGTCAGGAACGGTTATGGGAGCGCGGATTTAATCAAGCGGAAGAAGTTGCACGTGTTTTACCAAAGTGTCATAGCCTACTGGTGCGCTTGATTGATGAAGAAAAGCAAAGTAAAAAGTCGAGAAACGAACGACTAGCAAAAACAACACCATTTACCATTAAAAAAGGAGTGGAAACTTTCATTCGCAATGCCGATATTATCATTGTAGATGATATATATACAACGGGTTCAACTGTAAGACAAGCTGGCAAAGTGTTAAAGCAAGTTGGAGCAAACTCCATCAGTTCATTAACGATAGCAAGAGGATAA
- a CDS encoding response regulator transcription factor translates to MIEQDIIRIVIIDDHQLFREGVKRILAMESGFEVVAEGEDGSVAVELVEEYQPDVILMDINMPQVNGVEATRELIDRYPDVKVLILSIHDDETYVTHVLKTGAAGYLLKEMDADALIQAVKVVGAGGAYIHPKVTHNLINEYRRLAQEDENDETEIGFKEVEYRKPLHILTRRECEVLQLMTDGHSNRMIGEALYISEKTVKNHVSNILQKMNVNDRTQAVVESIKNGWVKVN, encoded by the coding sequence ATGATTGAACAAGATATCATTCGTATTGTAATTATTGATGACCATCAATTATTCCGAGAAGGTGTAAAACGGATTTTAGCGATGGAGTCAGGTTTTGAAGTTGTTGCAGAAGGTGAAGATGGCTCAGTAGCGGTAGAACTTGTCGAAGAATATCAGCCTGATGTAATTTTAATGGATATTAATATGCCACAAGTTAATGGTGTGGAAGCGACTCGTGAACTTATTGACCGCTACCCAGATGTTAAAGTTCTTATTTTATCGATTCATGATGACGAAACATATGTGACACATGTATTAAAAACAGGGGCAGCTGGATACCTTCTGAAAGAAATGGATGCAGATGCTTTAATTCAAGCGGTAAAAGTTGTTGGTGCTGGTGGAGCGTATATTCATCCAAAAGTTACTCACAATTTAATTAATGAATATAGACGACTTGCTCAAGAAGATGAAAATGACGAAACTGAAATTGGTTTTAAAGAGGTTGAGTACCGTAAACCTCTACATATCTTAACTCGTCGCGAATGTGAAGTATTACAGCTTATGACGGATGGACATAGCAACCGAATGATCGGAGAAGCATTATATATTAGTGAAAAAACAGTGAAAAACCATGTAAGTAATATATTACAAAAAATGAATGTAAACGATCGAACACAAGCGGTTGTTGAATCAATTAAAAATGGATGGGTTAAAGTAAACTAA
- a CDS encoding LCP family protein has translation MSEPITRRQDKKTTSKRKTFLKVLLLIGMFLFVTVGGTTAYFVWKLDNVATGSQQELERGDKSEKRTEAVNPSKDNISILLLGEDARPGETRARTDAIVVATFNKTEGSVVLTSIPRDSRVEIVGRDRLDKINHAHAYGGVDMTINTVEQFLDIPIDYFVKLNFQSFVSVVDALGGIEVEVPFTFEEKDTNNKWITLHEGAQTFNGEEALAYTRMRKHPQGGGDVGRGQRQQQVIEAMIHKAASLSSITRFDDVIDAVGENLQMNLSFGNIIALHTYAASLNNIEMLQIEGDNLMLDGIYYYEPKQESLEEIQKRLREHLQLDARVVYNEKPEEIITTQN, from the coding sequence ATGAGTGAACCGATTACAAGAAGACAAGACAAAAAAACGACTTCTAAGCGAAAAACGTTTTTAAAAGTTTTACTTCTTATAGGAATGTTCTTATTTGTCACTGTAGGTGGTACAACAGCTTATTTCGTTTGGAAACTAGATAATGTTGCCACTGGCTCTCAACAAGAACTTGAACGTGGTGACAAGTCAGAAAAGCGGACAGAAGCTGTAAATCCAAGTAAAGATAATATATCGATTCTCTTATTAGGTGAAGATGCTCGTCCAGGAGAAACTCGAGCACGCACCGATGCGATTGTCGTAGCAACGTTTAATAAAACAGAAGGCTCTGTCGTTTTAACAAGCATCCCTCGTGACTCCCGTGTCGAAATTGTAGGAAGAGACCGTTTAGATAAAATTAATCATGCTCATGCATATGGCGGAGTCGATATGACAATCAATACCGTTGAACAGTTTTTAGATATTCCAATTGATTATTTTGTTAAACTTAATTTTCAATCCTTTGTTTCCGTCGTTGATGCTTTAGGTGGCATCGAAGTGGAAGTGCCATTTACATTTGAAGAAAAAGATACAAACAACAAGTGGATTACGCTTCATGAAGGTGCTCAAACATTTAATGGTGAAGAAGCGCTTGCTTATACACGTATGAGAAAGCACCCTCAAGGAGGCGGAGACGTTGGTCGTGGTCAACGTCAACAACAAGTCATTGAAGCGATGATACACAAAGCTGCTTCCCTCTCATCGATTACTCGTTTTGATGATGTCATTGATGCAGTTGGTGAAAACTTACAAATGAACTTATCTTTCGGAAATATCATTGCCCTTCATACGTATGCTGCTTCATTAAATAATATTGAAATGCTTCAAATTGAAGGCGATAACTTAATGCTCGATGGGATTTATTATTATGAACCAAAACAAGAGTCACTCGAAGAAATCCAAAAACGACTTCGTGAACATCTCCAATTAGATGCTCGTGTCGTTTACAATGAAAAACCAGAAGAAATCATTACAACTCAAAATTAG
- a CDS encoding DEAD/DEAH box helicase encodes MRFLTSSEGFVTPSFSPPFQPNAVPISYIESLKQHKLNLSFPFNEQLQQTLYGKQLTFDELPFTMEELQLHYENGYIHYHRGITHTQNNQTVCNRCGNREKRRFATFQCARCEHKCVYCRHCIMLGRISQCTPLFSWTGPPPLENTKNILAWQGTLTPLQEKAADAIVQTIHENDNLLIWAVCGAGKTELLFKGIENALQAGKNVALATPRTDVVLELTPRFTRAFPNTSVVSLYGGSPQKSETGQLFLTTTHQLLRFFQMFDVMIIDEVDAFPFSFDKSLSYAVNKAKKPSSSQILLTATPSRSLKQQVKQQSLKAVTIKRRYHGFPLPVPTFQWCGHWKKQLQKQNLPKNVVSWCEQRIQQQKQMFLFVPSVQDVFGVTHILQTKNIACEGVYAEDPERHEKVKKFRANDIQLLVTTTILERGVTVPNIDVAILGAEDDVFTEAAIVQIAGRVGRSATYPTGDICLFHYGKTKAMIAARKHIEDMNKGE; translated from the coding sequence TTGCGCTTCCTCACCTCCTCGGAAGGTTTTGTTACTCCCTCTTTTTCTCCACCGTTTCAGCCAAATGCCGTGCCTATCTCTTATATTGAATCGCTCAAGCAACATAAACTCAATCTTTCTTTTCCATTTAACGAACAATTACAACAAACCCTTTATGGAAAACAACTCACATTTGATGAACTCCCCTTCACAATGGAAGAATTACAGCTTCATTATGAAAACGGCTATATTCACTATCACCGTGGGATCACACATACACAAAACAACCAAACGGTATGCAACCGTTGTGGGAATCGTGAAAAGAGAAGGTTTGCCACATTCCAATGTGCAAGGTGCGAGCACAAGTGTGTATATTGTCGCCACTGCATTATGCTCGGTCGAATCTCACAATGTACTCCGCTTTTCTCATGGACGGGTCCGCCGCCACTTGAAAATACAAAAAACATTTTAGCATGGCAAGGGACATTAACCCCTCTCCAAGAAAAAGCAGCAGATGCCATTGTACAAACAATACACGAAAACGACAACCTCCTCATTTGGGCCGTTTGTGGGGCTGGGAAAACCGAGCTTCTTTTTAAAGGAATAGAAAACGCCTTACAAGCAGGAAAAAATGTGGCACTTGCTACACCTCGAACAGATGTTGTTCTTGAATTAACCCCGAGATTTACACGTGCATTTCCGAACACATCCGTTGTTTCCTTATATGGAGGAAGCCCACAAAAATCAGAGACCGGTCAACTTTTCCTCACAACGACACACCAGCTTCTTCGTTTTTTTCAGATGTTTGACGTCATGATTATAGATGAAGTTGATGCTTTCCCCTTTTCTTTTGATAAAAGCCTTTCCTATGCTGTCAATAAAGCGAAAAAGCCTTCCTCCTCACAAATTTTATTAACGGCTACTCCGTCTCGCTCTTTAAAACAACAAGTGAAACAGCAATCATTAAAAGCGGTAACGATAAAAAGGCGCTATCACGGGTTCCCTTTACCTGTTCCAACATTTCAATGGTGTGGTCATTGGAAAAAACAATTACAAAAGCAAAATCTCCCGAAAAACGTAGTGTCATGGTGTGAACAACGAATCCAACAACAAAAACAAATGTTTTTATTTGTTCCGTCTGTCCAAGACGTTTTTGGTGTCACTCACATCTTACAAACAAAAAACATCGCTTGTGAAGGAGTGTATGCGGAAGACCCTGAGCGTCATGAAAAAGTGAAAAAATTTCGAGCGAACGACATTCAACTTCTCGTCACGACCACGATTTTAGAAAGAGGTGTTACGGTACCGAATATTGATGTTGCGATTCTTGGTGCAGAAGATGATGTATTTACAGAAGCGGCCATAGTGCAAATTGCGGGACGCGTCGGTCGAAGTGCAACATATCCTACCGGTGATATTTGTTTATTTCACTATGGGAAAACAAAAGCAATGATTGCGGCAAGAAAGCATATTGAAGATATGAATAAAGGAGAATAA
- a CDS encoding sensor histidine kinase, producing MSEKQMLEQIITKTIDTVGASREEIFKIGEHSRNEYQELEKELVEVRLKVGELIDRADRTDVHAKLARSRLVEVSKNFNKFTNEEVRTAYEQANEYQVQLAILRQEEKQLRDRRDTIERRLLTLKDTIERSETLSTQMSVVYNFLAGDLRQFGEIVEDAKEKQEFGLKIIEAQEDERKRLSREIHDGPAQMMANILLRSEIVERIYNEKGIEDALREIRDLRKMVKASLAEVRRIIYDLRPMALDDLGLVPTLSKYLKTFAEHTKIKVRFRNIGKEQRLSQQLEVALFRLVQESVQNASKHANPTEIEVKIEISEKRAVIFIKDDGSGFDLNEKKEGSFGIIGMKERVNMLKGEIKISSKLNVGTTIFISVPLITE from the coding sequence TTGTCTGAAAAGCAGATGTTGGAACAGATAATTACAAAGACGATTGATACGGTTGGAGCCAGTCGCGAAGAGATTTTTAAAATTGGGGAACATTCACGAAATGAATATCAAGAGCTTGAAAAAGAGCTTGTTGAAGTTCGTCTGAAAGTAGGCGAATTAATTGACAGAGCCGACCGTACAGATGTTCACGCGAAGTTAGCAAGATCTCGTTTAGTTGAAGTAAGTAAAAATTTTAATAAATTCACAAACGAAGAGGTGCGTACAGCATACGAACAAGCAAATGAATATCAAGTCCAGTTAGCGATTTTGCGCCAAGAGGAAAAACAACTACGTGACAGAAGAGATACAATTGAAAGAAGATTGCTTACATTAAAGGACACAATTGAGCGTTCAGAAACATTGTCGACACAAATGTCAGTCGTTTACAATTTTCTAGCAGGAGATTTGCGACAATTTGGCGAAATTGTTGAGGACGCAAAGGAAAAGCAAGAATTTGGTCTAAAAATCATTGAGGCTCAAGAAGATGAAAGAAAAAGACTGTCGAGGGAAATTCATGATGGTCCAGCTCAAATGATGGCCAATATCCTGTTACGTTCTGAAATTGTGGAACGGATTTATAATGAAAAAGGAATTGAAGATGCTTTACGAGAAATCCGTGACTTGCGAAAAATGGTAAAAGCTTCATTGGCTGAAGTTCGTCGAATTATTTATGACTTGAGGCCAATGGCGTTAGATGATTTAGGACTTGTGCCTACATTATCAAAGTATTTAAAAACGTTTGCGGAGCATACAAAAATCAAAGTTCGTTTCCGGAATATCGGAAAAGAACAAAGGCTTTCTCAGCAGCTTGAAGTTGCCTTATTTCGCCTAGTGCAAGAGTCTGTACAAAATGCTAGTAAACACGCTAACCCTACTGAAATTGAAGTGAAAATTGAAATCTCAGAAAAGCGGGCTGTTATTTTTATTAAAGATGATGGCAGTGGGTTTGATTTAAATGAAAAGAAAGAAGGTTCATTTGGTATTATAGGCATGAAAGAAAGAGTGAATATGTTAAAAGGCGAAATTAAAATTAGTTCCAAGTTAAATGTCGGTACTACAATTTTTATTTCAGTCCCATTGATTACCGAGTAA
- a CDS encoding DegV family protein: protein MSKIAVITDSTAYLPQQVIDELDIHVVPLNVVIGEESYQEGVDMTTNEFYAMMKAEDKFPKTSQPAIGLFVNLFEQLKTEGYDEVISIHLSSGISGTFQTAVSAKGMVEGINVHVFDSEISCSPQGFFVMEAAALAKEGKPATAILERLEEMKTTGKAYFVVDDLNHLHRGGRLNAAQLVVGSLLKIKPILHFVEGKIVPFEKVRTAKKALGKIYTMLDEDVSNGSWQISVIHANCEEKGQEIVNELQEKYPNAKVSLSYFGPVIGTHLGEGSIGIGWNTVK from the coding sequence ATGAGTAAAATTGCCGTTATCACCGATAGTACCGCTTATTTACCACAACAAGTCATTGATGAACTCGATATTCACGTTGTTCCATTAAATGTCGTCATCGGGGAAGAGTCATACCAAGAAGGTGTGGATATGACGACGAATGAGTTTTACGCGATGATGAAAGCGGAAGATAAGTTTCCGAAAACTTCTCAACCGGCCATCGGTTTATTCGTGAATTTGTTTGAACAATTAAAAACAGAAGGATATGACGAGGTCATTTCCATTCATTTATCAAGTGGCATTAGTGGCACATTCCAAACAGCCGTCAGCGCAAAAGGGATGGTAGAAGGCATCAATGTACACGTGTTTGATTCTGAAATTAGCTGTTCACCACAAGGCTTTTTTGTAATGGAAGCCGCAGCCCTTGCTAAAGAAGGAAAGCCGGCTACTGCCATATTAGAAAGACTCGAAGAAATGAAAACAACAGGAAAAGCTTATTTTGTTGTTGATGATTTAAATCATTTGCACCGTGGTGGCCGTTTAAATGCCGCTCAGCTTGTTGTTGGAAGCTTATTAAAAATTAAACCGATTTTACATTTCGTTGAAGGAAAAATCGTGCCGTTTGAAAAAGTGAGAACAGCGAAAAAAGCACTCGGCAAAATCTATACAATGTTAGATGAAGATGTTTCTAATGGTTCATGGCAGATTTCAGTGATTCACGCAAACTGTGAAGAAAAAGGCCAAGAGATTGTAAACGAATTACAAGAAAAATATCCGAATGCAAAAGTATCATTAAGCTATTTCGGCCCGGTTATTGGCACACATCTTGGTGAAGGCAGTATTGGAATCGGCTGGAACACAGTTAAATAA
- a CDS encoding MraY family glycosyltransferase, which produces MMTTLLIAFFISLFVSVCMIPLIIKVANRFQIVDKPNKRNVHKTPVPSLGGLAIIAGTAAGLIYLNLDYPFLFPVIIGAIIIIVTGVLDDKFNVSAKIKFTLQLVAASVVVASGIMIKSIDLPFIGGIELGVFSYIISVLWIVGVTNSINLIDGLDGLAGGVAIIAISSIVVMAIIDPGNHLFIISLSVLLIGSTLGFLCFNFHPAKIFMGDTGALFLGYSIAVISILGLFKSVTVFSLLIPIIILAVPIFDTVFAIIRRTLNKQKIYIADKGHLHHCLLAMGYSHRKTVLIVYGFSFFFGVCAILFTNTTLWASVLLFTVLLIVVEVYAEFIGLMGQERQPLINAMKRIFMSSDPTIRNKRVFNPKR; this is translated from the coding sequence ATGATGACGACGTTACTCATTGCTTTTTTTATTTCTTTGTTCGTTTCTGTTTGTATGATACCGCTCATTATAAAAGTAGCAAATCGCTTTCAAATAGTCGATAAACCAAATAAACGAAATGTTCATAAGACACCTGTTCCGAGTTTAGGGGGATTGGCGATTATTGCTGGGACTGCAGCTGGACTTATCTATCTTAACTTAGACTACCCGTTTTTATTTCCTGTCATCATAGGTGCCATTATTATTATTGTTACAGGAGTATTGGATGATAAATTTAACGTTTCTGCTAAAATAAAGTTTACATTACAGCTTGTCGCGGCTTCGGTTGTTGTCGCTTCAGGTATTATGATAAAGTCGATTGATTTACCTTTTATAGGTGGTATTGAATTAGGAGTATTCAGTTATATTATCTCTGTTCTATGGATTGTTGGTGTAACAAACTCCATCAATTTAATTGATGGACTTGATGGGCTCGCTGGTGGTGTAGCGATTATTGCCATTTCTTCTATCGTCGTCATGGCCATTATTGACCCAGGGAATCATCTGTTTATTATTTCATTATCGGTTTTATTGATTGGAAGTACACTTGGTTTTTTATGCTTTAATTTTCATCCTGCAAAAATATTTATGGGTGATACAGGTGCTCTCTTTCTTGGATATTCCATTGCGGTGATTTCGATTTTAGGTTTATTTAAAAGTGTGACGGTGTTTAGTTTATTAATCCCAATCATCATTTTAGCTGTTCCGATTTTTGATACTGTATTTGCTATTATTCGACGCACGTTAAATAAACAAAAAATATACATCGCAGATAAAGGCCATTTACACCATTGTTTATTAGCGATGGGGTATAGCCATCGTAAAACAGTTTTGATTGTATACGGGTTTAGCTTCTTTTTCGGTGTTTGTGCGATTTTGTTTACGAATACGACGTTGTGGGCGTCTGTATTATTGTTTACGGTTCTTCTCATCGTTGTGGAAGTGTATGCTGAATTTATCGGATTAATGGGGCAAGAACGGCAGCCTTTAATTAACGCAATGAAGCGAATTTTCATGTCGTCTGACCCGACGATAAGAAACAAACGTGTATTTAATCCAAAACGATAA
- a CDS encoding GDP-mannose 4,6-dehydratase — protein MGKVLVTGGAGFIGSHVVDHLVNQGKEVIIVDNLSTGKLEYVNQSELVSFYEVDITEKEKLEDVFFTHQGIASIIHLAAQSKVGPSVENPILDATINIDGTIHVLEFARKYGIQTFIYASSAAVYGPVETLPIKEEEKLQPLSPYGVSKLAAEEYIKAYGRLYGFDVFALRFANVYGPRQSVATEAGVITIFIDQLLADKQVVVYGDGEQTRDFVYVEDVAKAVLRCLLYDGKLDEMVFNVSTNTETSVASLLQIICNEIGVTYTPQFEEERPGDIKESYLANDKLKSSLGWKPTVSLEQGLEKTIEWSKRR, from the coding sequence ATGGGCAAAGTACTTGTAACTGGCGGGGCTGGTTTTATCGGTTCTCATGTAGTTGACCATCTCGTTAATCAAGGCAAAGAAGTTATCATTGTCGATAATTTAAGCACAGGAAAGCTCGAATATGTAAATCAAAGTGAACTTGTCAGCTTTTATGAGGTTGATATTACGGAGAAAGAGAAATTAGAAGATGTGTTTTTTACTCACCAAGGAATTGCAAGTATTATCCATTTAGCCGCTCAAAGCAAAGTAGGTCCGTCAGTAGAAAATCCAATTTTGGATGCTACGATTAATATTGACGGTACGATTCATGTGTTAGAGTTTGCTCGGAAATATGGTATTCAAACATTTATATATGCCTCTTCAGCAGCTGTATATGGCCCAGTCGAAACTTTGCCTATTAAGGAAGAAGAAAAGCTTCAACCCTTATCTCCTTACGGTGTGTCTAAATTAGCTGCTGAAGAATATATTAAAGCATATGGGCGCTTATATGGTTTTGATGTGTTTGCGTTGCGATTTGCGAATGTGTATGGACCAAGACAAAGTGTAGCTACAGAAGCAGGGGTCATCACCATTTTTATTGATCAGCTTCTTGCAGATAAACAAGTTGTCGTTTACGGTGATGGTGAACAAACAAGAGATTTTGTTTATGTTGAAGATGTTGCAAAAGCTGTATTACGTTGCCTACTGTATGATGGCAAATTAGATGAGATGGTTTTTAACGTTAGTACAAATACAGAAACAAGCGTCGCTTCTTTATTGCAAATCATTTGTAACGAGATTGGGGTCACGTACACCCCGCAATTTGAAGAAGAACGTCCAGGTGATATAAAGGAAAGTTACCTTGCTAATGACAAGCTCAAGAGTTCGCTAGGTTGGAAGCCAACGGTGTCATTAGAGCAAGGACTTGAAAAAACAATTGAATGGTCTAAACGACGATAA
- a CDS encoding sugar transferase gives MSNISELKNHKAIIILGDLICILVAYISAFYIRYHGFPQKNWDSFISLLPWILLIGLFFISVYELYALDRKNTLWDISVKIVIAVIFMSFLTMSASYLFREFAMPRSVILIAMFFMIFLMIMFKWTYIKLTRGKVVGRVLLIGDDESAQRMIGKIKHPMLKGTHVTHIQPTTPMNKIHQHITHSDYVMLCTNISKETKSKIIYHAMECNKLVYTIPSLYELLLQRASVTPFDDTLVMSVKPFGLTWDQTVLKRIFDIVSSVFILILISPILLLTALMVKLEDPKGSIIYKQERYGKNNKPFMIYKFRSMIEGAESKTGPVLATENDNRITKVGKFMRATRLDELPQLFNVLKGDMSLVGPRPERGFFIKQLSKEIYHYGYRNTVQPGITGYAQIMGKYSSEVHDKLRFDLYYIRNYSFWLDIVILLKTFIVLFDKSKAEGTEVKKTNSVTDETKTDVTIV, from the coding sequence ATGTCTAATATTAGTGAATTGAAAAACCACAAAGCCATCATTATACTTGGAGACCTTATTTGTATTTTAGTCGCTTATATTTCTGCATTTTACATTCGATATCATGGATTTCCACAAAAAAACTGGGATTCCTTTATTTCATTATTACCTTGGATTTTATTAATTGGACTGTTTTTTATTTCTGTTTATGAATTGTACGCATTAGATCGTAAAAATACATTATGGGATATAAGTGTGAAAATCGTCATTGCTGTTATTTTTATGTCATTCTTAACGATGTCAGCATCTTATTTATTCCGTGAATTTGCTATGCCACGTTCTGTTATTTTAATTGCAATGTTTTTCATGATTTTTCTTATGATTATGTTTAAATGGACGTATATTAAATTAACAAGAGGAAAAGTTGTTGGACGTGTTTTATTAATTGGGGATGATGAAAGTGCCCAGCGCATGATTGGGAAAATTAAACACCCGATGCTAAAAGGGACTCATGTCACTCATATTCAACCAACAACACCGATGAACAAAATCCACCAGCATATTACTCATAGTGATTATGTCATGTTGTGTACGAACATTAGTAAAGAAACGAAATCAAAAATTATTTATCATGCAATGGAGTGTAATAAACTTGTGTATACGATTCCAAGCTTATATGAATTGTTGTTGCAACGAGCAAGTGTTACGCCATTTGATGATACGTTAGTGATGTCCGTTAAGCCATTCGGATTAACATGGGACCAAACGGTACTGAAACGAATCTTTGATATTGTTTCCTCTGTGTTTATCCTTATTCTCATCTCACCAATATTATTGCTAACAGCGTTAATGGTGAAACTCGAAGATCCTAAAGGAAGTATCATTTATAAACAAGAGCGTTATGGGAAAAACAATAAGCCATTTATGATTTATAAATTCCGTTCGATGATTGAAGGAGCAGAAAGTAAAACAGGGCCGGTGTTAGCTACTGAAAATGATAACCGCATTACAAAAGTTGGAAAGTTTATGAGAGCAACAAGATTAGATGAACTGCCTCAACTATTTAATGTGTTAAAAGGCGATATGTCACTTGTCGGCCCACGACCAGAACGCGGATTTTTTATTAAACAATTATCGAAAGAAATTTACCATTATGGATACAGAAATACAGTTCAACCTGGAATTACAGGCTATGCGCAAATTATGGGGAAATATAGCTCTGAAGTACATGATAAGTTACGCTTCGATTTATACTATATTCGAAATTATAGCTTTTGGTTAGACATTGTCATTTTATTAAAAACATTTATTGTCCTTTTTGATAAGTCCAAAGCGGAAGGGACAGAAGTAAAAAAAACAAACTCTGTTACCGACGAAACTAAAACAGATGTTACGATCGTGTAA
- a CDS encoding YigZ family protein encodes MLTSYYTVKKAGEHEISIQKSRFITYVNRVKNEQEAIDFITTIKKKHADANHNCSAYLIGEHDEIQKANDDGEPTGTAGVPILEVLKKRKLKDTVVVVTRYFGGIKLGAGGLIRAYSSATSEGLQAVGIVERKLMQIMKTSIDYHWLGKVENELRNSEYPLKGIHYLEQVHVETYVPFDEQDSFIDWMTNVTNGQCIIVKEDVAYLEEDL; translated from the coding sequence GTGCTTACATCCTATTATACAGTGAAAAAGGCTGGAGAACACGAAATCAGCATTCAAAAATCACGCTTTATTACCTATGTTAATCGAGTGAAAAATGAGCAAGAAGCCATAGACTTTATTACAACGATAAAAAAGAAACATGCTGATGCCAATCATAACTGTTCTGCTTATTTAATTGGTGAACACGACGAGATCCAAAAAGCAAATGATGACGGTGAACCAACAGGTACAGCAGGCGTTCCTATTCTTGAAGTTTTAAAAAAACGGAAACTGAAAGATACGGTTGTTGTTGTGACAAGATATTTTGGCGGCATTAAATTAGGAGCAGGTGGGCTCATTCGTGCATATAGTAGTGCAACAAGTGAAGGACTTCAAGCCGTTGGTATTGTCGAAAGAAAATTAATGCAAATCATGAAAACGTCAATCGATTATCACTGGTTAGGAAAAGTCGAAAATGAACTTCGTAATTCCGAGTATCCTCTAAAAGGAATTCATTATTTAGAACAAGTTCATGTCGAAACATATGTGCCATTTGATGAGCAAGACTCATTTATAGATTGGATGACGAATGTAACAAATGGTCAATGCATAATAGTGAAAGAAGACGTCGCCTATTTAGAGGAGGATTTGTAA